The following are from one region of the Capsicum annuum cultivar UCD-10X-F1 chromosome 1, UCD10Xv1.1, whole genome shotgun sequence genome:
- the LOC107861362 gene encoding acyltransferase Pun1, with amino-acid sequence MASAALKVLSRASRKLIKPSSPTPLTQKWHKFSLIEQAQTHSYAPLGHFYSKSQLGELSNQPTKISKLLENSLSKNLASYYPYAGTMKDNATIDCNDKGVEFLNVHIDAPMSEVLNHQDCHVKDLIFPPGVAWENDSDYGLAVIQLTHFDCGGIAISTCFSHKIGDACNALQFSIDWATLTRDPNAKTTPPYYISDTIFPSPPSGPLDSPVVPSILDGCTQKRFVFFSSKVSALRSFVSGESQVKNPTTTEILSALVFKCVAKAVTTNSGSFVPSKLIQYADLREMISPKLPPNSVGNVLSHFSTHISNEADMNLPQIVSLMRNEKQLFRIRDNIKENAWALEILELAKGLPPQKKEFDEYTCSSLCKFPFYDVDFGWGKPMAATVATGPYNKLFNLMNYRDDGIEAFVMLDEQDMSVFERDEEFLEFASPYANYF; translated from the coding sequence ATGGCCTCAGCTGCATTGAAAGTTCTATCAAGAGCTTCCAGGAAACTCATCAAACCATCTTCTCCAACCCCTTTAACTCAAAAATGGCACAAATTTTCTCTCATTGAACAAGCCCAAACACACTCTTATGCACCCCTTGGACATTTCTACTCCAAAAGTCAATTAGGTGAACTTTCTAATCAACCTACcaaaatatcaaaacttcttgaaaacTCCCTCTCCAAAAATTTAGCTTCTTACTATCCATATGCAGGAACCATGAAAGATAACGCCACCATCGATTGCAATGACAAGGGTGTTGAGTTCTTGAATGTCCATATTGATGCACCAATGTCTGAAGTTCTCAATCACCAAGATTGTCATGTCAAAGATTTAATCTTTCCTCCTGGTGTGGCTTGGGAGAATGATTCTGACTATGGTTTGGCTGTGATTCAATTAACACATTTCGATTGTGGAGGAATTGCAATAAGTACATGTTTTTCACATAAGATTGGAGATGCATGTAATGCTTTGCAATTTTCAATTGATTGGGCAACATTAACTCGTGATCCAAATGCAAAAACAACTCCACCTTATTATATAAGTGACACTATTTTTCCATCACCCCCAAGTGGTCCTCTGGATTCCCCTGTAGTTCCATCAATATTAGATGGATGTACACAAAAAAGATTTGTTTTTTTCTCATCAAAAGTGAGTGCACTTAGGTCCTTTGTTTCTGGTGAATCACAAGTGAAAAATCCTACAACCACTGAAATCCTTAGTGCACTTGTTTTCAAATGTGTTGCTAAAGCAGTGACAACGAACTCGGGCTCCTTTGTTCCTTCTAAGTTAATCCAGTATGCAGATTTACGAGAAATGATTTCACCAAAGTTACCACCTAACTCTGTTGGAAATGTTCTCTCTCACTTTTCTACACATATTTCTAATGAGGCAGACATGAACTTACCACAAATAGTTAGTCTCATGAGGAACGAAAAACAACTATTTAGGATCAGAGATAATATCAAAGAAAATGCATGGGCATTGGAAATTCTTGAATTAGCTAAAGGCTTGCCACCCCAGAAAAAGGAATTTGATGAGTACACTTGTAGCAGTTTATGTAAATTTCCGTTCTATGATGTGGATTTTGGTTGGGGCAAACCAATGGCTGCGACCGTAGCTACTGGACCGTACAATAAATTGTTCAATTTGATGAACTACAGAGACGATGGCATTGAAGCCTTTGTCATGTTGGATGAACAAGACATGTCAGTATTCGAGCGTGATGAAGAGTTTCTTGAATTTGCTTCTCCATATGCAAATTATTTTTAG